In the genome of Pieris napi chromosome 16, ilPieNapi1.2, whole genome shotgun sequence, one region contains:
- the LOC125057593 gene encoding trypsin-like has product MLCRGLIVLFVFIVCSLGQNYDGPARHSRAVMSGRLNAVEWTPHIKEYTGLLNPECVQQYVRIYLTRIVPPRTYLYHHEVIATHTYPQGYYGDGSVDIGWRIVGGRFVDIKEAPYQVLYGKYCGGTLIAPEWVITAAHCKEKAEFVYVGSTYRSLAQPYTICAHFIHPLWNQSKLHTHDYDYQLVLLEKAIPVTASTRPIAIGNIADVRPDIMIGVSGWGHLSYSKKSRMQDHLRRVFVPVMADELCKEMPDGNYNMITPRMFCAGYLNGTKDSCQGDSGGPAVVNGKLVGIVSYGVGCAGAGHPGVYSLVPVARRWIRSITGLPL; this is encoded by the exons ATGTTGTGTCGCGGATTGAttgtgttatttgtgtttattGTTTGTTCTTTAGGCCAAAATTATG ACGGGCCAGCAAGGCACTCAAGAGCGGTAATGAGTGGTAGACTTAATGCCGTGGAATGGACACCCCACATAAAAG AATATACTGGACTGCTTAACCCAGAGTGCGTGCAGCAGTACGTCCGAATCTACCTAACAAGAATCGTTCCACCGAGAACCTACTTATACCACCACGAAGTCATTGCCACACACACCTACCCGCAGGGCTACTACGGCGATGGTAGCGTCGAT attGGCTGGCGAATAGTCGGAGGTCGATTCGTGGACATAAAAGAGGCTCCTTACCAGGTTCTATATGGCAAGTACTGCGGTGGGACGCTCATAGCTCCTGAGTGGGTGATCACCGCAGCACACTGTAA AGAAAAGGCGGAATTTGTATATGTCGGATCGACATATCGCAGCTTGGCGCAGCCCTACACAATTTGTGCCCATTTCATCCATCCCTTGTGGAACCAGTCCAAACTCCACACTCATGACTATGATTACCAGCTCGTTCTACTGGAGAAAGCTATTCCTGTCACAGCTTCCACTAGACCCATCGCGATTGGCAATATTGCGGACGTCAGACCCGACATCATGATTGGGGTTAGCGGATGGGGGCATTTATCCTATAGTAAG aaaagccGAATGCAAGACCATTTGCGACGTGTATTTGTGCCAGTGATGGCAGATGAGCTCTGTAAAGAGATGCCCGACGGCAACTATAACATGATTACACCAAGAATGTTCTGCGCTGGATACCTCAATGGAACCAAGGATTCGTGTCAG ggCGACTCTGGCGGACCAGCAGTTGTTAACGGAAAATTGGTTGGCATAGTGTCATACGGTGTCGGATGCGCCGGTGCCGGACACCCCGGCGTCTACAGCCTTGTGCCAG